The genomic segment ACGAGTACCACCGGGTCGTCACCCTGGTCCAGCACCACGTCTCCGGCCACCGGTCCGACCTGCAGGATGTCGTCTGCCGCCACTCGGTCGCACAGATGGTTGGACACACGGCCGTCGGGAGCGCCGTCAGCGCCCCGCACCCGGCGGACGGTGATCCGCAACGAACCCCGGCCCGGGCCCTGAGAAAGCGAGTACTGCCGGGGCTGACGACGCCCGTCCGGCAGCGTCACCGCGACGGAGACGTACTGGCCCGGCCGGAACGCCGGCACCGGGCCACCGTCGTCGGGCACCAGCGTGAACGAGACCGTGTCCTCGGCCTCAGCGACCCGCTTCGCCACCCGCCAGTCCCGCCAGGGCGACGTCGACTCGACCTCACCGCGTTGGTACAGCTGCGCTTCCGCGGCGATCAGGTGGCAGGCGCACAGCCAGTACACCTCGTCCCACGCCGCGCGCACCTCGTCGGTCACCGCGTCACCCAGTACCTTGGCGACCGCGCCGAGCAGGTACCTCCCCACGATCGTGTACTGCGCGGGCTGCACCCCGAGCGACACGTGCTTGTGCGCGACGCGCTCCGCGATGGGCGTGAAGTCCGCCTGCCGCTCGCCCACCAGGTACTCGGCGAACGCCACGACCGCCGCCGCGAGCGCGCGCTGCTGGTCGCCGTTGGCCTGGTTGCCGAGGTTGAACAGGTCGAGCAGTTCCGGGTGTCCGGCGAACAGGTCGGAGTAGAACTGCGTCGTGATCTCGGGCCCGTGGTCTCGAACGACCGGCAGCGTGGCCCGGACGATCTCGGCTGACTTGGCCGACAGCATGGCGTCCTCCTCTCAGCGTGCCCCGGTGTCCCCGGAGCTCCATCCGATGCTGAGCAGCACCGGCCCGGCGTCGTCCGCCACGAGGTCCGCCAGTGACACCTCGTCGAGGCTGCGCAGGAACGCGTCGTGGGCCCGGCGGAAGGCGGAGCGCAGCTGGCACTGGCCACGCAGCGGACAGGGTGGGTCGTCGCACTGCACGACCTCGTCGTCGGCTTCGAGCCGCCGCACGACGGTGCCCACCCCGACTCGCCGGGCGCCCGGTTCCAGCTCCACCCCTCCTC from the Saccharomonospora azurea NA-128 genome contains:
- a CDS encoding globin domain-containing protein encodes the protein MLSAKSAEIVRATLPVVRDHGPEITTQFYSDLFAGHPELLDLFNLGNQANGDQQRALAAAVVAFAEYLVGERQADFTPIAERVAHKHVSLGVQPAQYTIVGRYLLGAVAKVLGDAVTDEVRAAWDEVYWLCACHLIAAEAQLYQRGEVESTSPWRDWRVAKRVAEAEDTVSFTLVPDDGGPVPAFRPGQYVSVAVTLPDGRRQPRQYSLSQGPGRGSLRITVRRVRGADGAPDGRVSNHLCDRVAADDILQVGPVAGDVVLDQGDDPVVLVSAGIGVTPMAGMLDHIGRTQPFREVVAVHADRSPERHALHDDVAHAGAQLRSFEQLSWYEQGATGDARPGLLNVDEIPLPENALVYLCGPLPFMASVRAGLRRRGVPAERIFTEVFGAGMLTGDG
- a CDS encoding RrF2 family transcriptional regulator, which gives rise to MQLNRSTDIALRVLMYTAAKDGRRTVDELAAALSVPRHHLAKVVQRLQRLGLLATARGRGGGVELEPGARRVGVGTVVRRLEADDEVVQCDDPPCPLRGQCQLRSAFRRAHDAFLRSLDEVSLADLVADDAGPVLLSIGWSSGDTGAR